The Dunckerocampus dactyliophorus isolate RoL2022-P2 chromosome 16, RoL_Ddac_1.1, whole genome shotgun sequence nucleotide sequence ACCGCTACTGTGGGACGTCTCGCCGACCGAGCTGCCGCTGCTGCTCTCCGTGAAGCCGCCGCTGTCGTCCTTGGCAGAAACATCCTGACCCACAACCTGCCCCACGTCAGCCGAGCGCGTCACCTGCTGAAGCGTCTCGGTGACCAGCTGCCGGGTCTGTTCGCTCACCACGGCGGCCTGGAACACTGGCTTGGGCTTGATGAGCACCTGGAAGCAAAACAAGTCACtcaatattacatttacatgattattattactttacagTTAGCCTCTCACCTGGGTCTTGCCTTGCTGGCCGTAGACAATCTTAGTCGGGATGATCTTGGTGGCGGTGGACTGCGAGCCAGAGCCCATGCCTTTGGGCTGGGTGACGATCATCTTGGTGATGGGCCTGGAGGTGGTGATGATGGCTGGTTTGGTACCCTGAACAGCCTGTAGGCTCTTCTCGCCCTGCCGACACACTCGGTGAGATACTCCAACATTGTGTAATAAATAACATCATCAAGAAAATgggagatcatgacagtgttcAGCGTTTGACTAACCCCTGCGTTCAACAGCGTGGTGACCACGTTCTTGCCGGGCAGCCCCTGAATGGTCGCTCCTTTGCCTGTGGTTTTCTGAACCACAATGACGTTGGGTTTGGACGTCATGGGGATGGTGGTGATCTTTGTTGTGGTGcctgtttggggggggggggacatcaTTAGACATGTGAATAAATGCGGGGACCACTCTCGTGGCTCTGATGCAGCAGTCCTGCGGGACCGCCATGTGAAAGAATGTGCATTTTGTTCAGTGGATGCATTCTTGGCATGCGTTCAGGCCTgactacagtgaaacctcggttagcggGTTTTTTGTTTAAGGTtagaaaatttacgccaaaaattgcgtacattttccagttagcgcaCAATATGGCACGCGCTTGTTGAgtacaactgtgttcttaaatgtatttttcagcttgctaatacatggaaacaggaaccaaaagtcagctctgtcacctgtctatgatgtcatcagcggttgactctgtagttctttgctaaccaacacagttacaccaccaAGTGTTAACACAAAATTTTCCACCTTTTataatcatagttttacatgcataaactacatacaaatgaacatttaaggatacttttaccttcattgaagacatgactgttgccaaagacacgatatgCAGCAAGAGCAACACGGACACCAAGTTGGTGTTTTGCTatgtgttatttcttgaattcaaacgCCTTTCTCACCTACTTTATGAAACTTCTGGCActtccaactttctttggctctcttttgacttattttgcagccgtggtcaaaagaaaagcagacactTGAGGTAAGaagcactactgaattcaaggaaaaacaggaagctggtgtccgtgttgatctcactctaccacatcgtgtctttgtcaacaatcacatcttcagtgaagttaaaagtaaccttaatgttcatttatcccttttactcatcatttacatgtattgtatgcattttgaattgttttctgcatgtataattgtaaaactaaaactttttttggctttttagaacgaattacagtcgtccctcactactttgcagttcaaacatcgctccctcactctattccggttttgcaaaaatgtatcaataaatgatagctgtttcgtggttgactgtggcctattattagtcaaaaaacattgaagacaagtcatatgtagtactctggtcactaggcgtcagtaatgttacactgatgaaacattaccttaacttgcaacATGAAGTCAATCATGGATGCAGTccaacatgacatagtgaaaaaaagttatcctcccatcctgtgtggaagtggtacgtttgtggcttcttactttgtccttcttcctccttcctgagtgtaaaggtgactatggcgtgttatttcatgtctacaaggctctaatcatgttaaaaactgtatttagaaggtcatgaacaggttttctatgctgtaactgtgaaaatattccatttattaatattaatatacttCCCGGAAATtcgctgtcgggtctggaaccaattaagcgtgacaagcgagggatgactatgtttggattgacattatttcttatggaaaaaattgaTTTGTCAGAGTAGgttttgtttggagttggaccttctggaacagattcctCTGTAGTTTGCTGCTGTATGTACAGGTAAATGGAAAGAGATGAAGTCTGTGCAGGAGAAACGCaaagaaatgacaaatgttGGTGCCAATATTGCAATATGGCGACATACTGCATCCACAACAGACTGATGAAAAGTGAATGGAGGCTGGCAAAGCCAGAGTGGATCAGGTTAGCTCATAGCCTCGGGCTCTCTGCTGTTCCCAAGTTGCTGGCCTACCTGACACGATGTTACTGCTGATGATCTTCCCGCCCAGAGTGGCTAAGGACTTGGGCACCACCGTGATGATGCTCCCACTTGTGGTCTTGACATAGGTGGCGCCGCCGGCTGAGGTTGAGATTCTGGCACCGATGTTGGGAGTCATGGTTGGCCTCGTGTAGGTGGCCTGCGTAGCTGCCAACGAAACACAGCGCAGTGGTGTGCAGGTGTATCGCACGTTGTGCTCAGTTCTGAGGTTTAGGGTTAGATATACCAACCTGTGGGCTGAGTGACCAGTTTAGTGGTCATGATGGCTCCATTGCTACTGACGACCATGATGGGGGAGGAGCTGCTGCTGGACAGAGCCACCGATGATGGCTTGGGCAGGATTTTGCTAGGCTGAACCTGCTGAGTAATGATCTTCACTCCTGTACATGCAAAACGCGTTGTCACTATTGAAAGGACCAATTAAAATGGCAGCTTCTTGTTGGACCTACCAGACTCTTGCTTGATCTGAATGGTAGGCTTTGCACCTGGCGAGGTAGTGGCGCCACTCTGGGCCTGGCTCACGCTAGAAGTACCAATGGGCGAGGTCTGCAGCTGTTTGGGAGACTGCTGCTTGGGGAACTGGGTCAGGATCTGAGTCGAAGAGCCCACCAGGGTCTTTGGGGAGGGGAGCCTGGCTGAGGCTACTTTCACTCCTGCTGAGGCAGCACCTTGGGTAGAAAACATTGACAACATGCAACAAATTACAGGGTCTGCTGCCCCCAAGTGGTGCTACATACAGAGGTGAAAAAgtgtgcccccttcctgatttcttattttgcatgtttgtcacacttaaatgtttcagatcatcacacaaatttcatcagtgacaacacaactgaacacaaaaaggagtttttcattaaacatttgatgatcaagggagaaaaaaaggctCAACTTACAGTGCAGAGAGATGAGGGAGGTACAGCTCAAATCTAGTCTATATCAACATGAATGATATGGTTGTTTtcgatatcgtgcttaaagtaaatatcgatattttaaaaatatccatatatcgcccagccccaagggccatgcaggtttggatttttttccccttaataataaacagtttcatttaaaaactgcattttgtgttcagttgtgttgtcactgactaatatttacatttgtttgatgatcttaaACATTAAAGAGTGACAAAAcaggcaaacaacaaaaaaaaaaagaataaatcaggaagagggcaaacactttttcacaccactgtattataaGCGCTTCTCTAGGAGGGTGAATCAGCTCGACGACTTACATGTGGAGACGGTGGACATGACCACCGAGGGCGTAGAGGACACCACCGTAGTGACGGCGACAGTGGTGGAGCTAGCCGGGAAGACCACTGTCTGTTTCTGGGTGGGCGTGGTCAGAATGGCGGTAGACCCCAGCTTGGACACGCCGGCGTTGTTGTGCGACTTGGACAGGATGTTGGGCACAAAGTTGGAGCTGGGGGACGTCGTCACGATGATCACCTGCtcaaagggagaaaaaatttGACGGTCAACAATTGTTTGACGTAAACGAGAAATCACCTGCCACTACCTTTTGCGTGGTGGCACTGGTGGTCTGGATGGTGGGCTTGGTGAAGGTAATCTTCACGGGTGACAGGTGGGGCGGCAGTGAGTTGGCGATGCTCTGCATGATGTTGCTCATCTTGGGGGAGCCGCTCACCGGCGCCACCATGTTCTTGGCGACGGGTGGCGACACTTTGGAGACCTCCTTCAGCATCACCGGAGATGAGCTTGACGAGTTGGTGCGCCTTCGCTTGCGTGGCTTTTCGTCTTCGTCCGAGCAGCTCACGCctggaaaataagacaaaaatctCCAGTTACAGTACACACTCCAGTTTGCAAGTGGCTGATAATGACTATGAATGCATGGAGGGTGTCCTGGTTAAAAGTCATTCCGCTCACTTTTCACGTAGACGGTGCTTCCGCTGGGCAGCACCACCACACTGGAGGAGGGGCTGGGCGGCCGTGGGGATTTGGACGCTACGCCCATGGCGCCGCTGGTCGCTGTGGAGCTGGTGGAGGTGCACGTTGTGCTCGTGTAGGAGTAACACACAACCActgtgaggatgaggaggaggaaaggcGTGTCACTGACATATTGGGTGGAAAATTACCAGACTTTCCTTTTGTCAAAATTCTGTTggacacttggaaaaaaatatctatGAATATAAAAAGCAATGTATAAAATAttactcaacatttttttaaatatataacatctaaacatatttttttgtcattttctcccacttttatttgtgaattgtacATAAAAAAGGTGCCATCTGTCATGTTTAGGTAAAGCAAAGGGGGGCGCTAGCGTTCAAACTTACTTACGTACCgccttcttcctgctcagaGCATGCAAGCCAGACCCCAcgtcacacgcacacgcagggAAAGGTGATGACATGTTTCCTGAGACTGCGTGTATGTGTATGggtacgtgcacacacacaggacaggcatgtgtgtgtgcagttgtgagtgagtgacagccattaacACCACAAATCTCGTTCAGTTAAATAGgtaattgtgacatttttttgtatactgtattttcacgaccataaggcacaCTTAAGTCTtcaattttctccaaaatggacggggcgccttataatgtgGCATGCCTTATGTGTGCACCGCGTTCCAAAAGCTGTTAAAGttgttgtgtgactttgatgagcgctccgcttgaTTTACTGGAAGCATCTCCTGCCAACACGCTGTTTATATAGACGAAAGGCGGACGTGACTGACGACAGCATGCGGACGTTAAAGAGGGAAAGGTGGGCGTGAAAGAGGACGCAAAAGGGACGCCCCCAGTAGGTAGTACATAGTACCAGTATGTGCATTGTGCAAACAACATCAATTTGGCTAAGGACCCTCGAAAATGCCACCTACAAAGAGACTGGTTAATGAAGCACAGTTTAAACTGCAAGCTATCAGTTACGCGGAGGAACATGGGAATCGAGCAGCCGCAAGAGAATTCAAGATCAAcgaaacggcgccatctatcaatccgggcaaggactaccgtggcgcagcaactcctactgtggtaaaaaaaaattgccaacaaaacacatccagcccaactacatcaccaacatggacgacatgCCGGTCACTTTCGACATCCCGGTGAACCGCACTGTAGAgaagaaggggaccagcacggtagcgatgcatacaacagagcacaagTAGTCGGCTTTTACCtgacctggcgtgtttgatggagaacttgccccgttgttcatttgggatacagaagatgaggactttgatggatttgtggataaggattgataaaaaataacgtgagtacattgttaaatacttcaataaagtacaaccaaactcagttttgctcccgcagcctttttaaaaacatacgatagcatgcatactagcgtatgttttagcgtgcatgcatgttaacttattgtagcgtcgctgggagcacgtcctgttccccagcatgctttgcggtactgttttggtgtaaatgctgttaaagttacatgtttgagctacatagttatcagttattgttctgcacaaatagcggtagtgtcttgtctgtttttgtctatctgctgcattgctgtgtgatgtttttagttgtgcaccatgactgagacatAGTTATCAGTCATTGTTCTGCAcaaatagcggtagtgtcttgtctgtttttgtctatctgctgcgttgctgtgttgtgcaccataactgagactgttgtgttgagcgATGACCTTCCGCGATTTCCAGTGGTTTTGATAAACTGTGTGAGAGTTCCGTTCTTAATCTGCCCAAAGAAATAAAGTACaatcgcttcctcactgactcttgAGCGCCCGTATGTTTGACtgcctgcgcccaataatacggtgtgccttatgtatgtgttaaatacagaaatagcacccgTAACTGAGACtccgccttttaatacggtgtgcCTTATGGTTGCAAAAATACGGTCATCTGTTCTTTGAAACCATTATTAGTAACTATGCTAGTCTGGGGTAGTGTACTTATATTATTTGGGTACCAATCTTAACAATACtatatttccatttgtttgctttttttaatgttttttttgtttgttttttaaaggtcAAAGACTTCTAAGACTGTGATGTCACATAGAATGGAGCCTAACGCTCTCTAGTGCTAGTGCTAGCCTTTCttatgttttattgttattataattatttagtGTTTCcatacaaaaacaagcataaatAGCAAAGCAAGGAAGAGCAGAGTGGAACTCTTAGGCTGGAATAGGTATGAAAAATCACACCTTAACCCAATATTACAGTAATTTAgtaaattagggatgctccgatcaggtttttatgctgctgatttcgataccgatcatccaggagtgaaatcggccaataccaatcacatggattaattacacatttatgatgagtgctattggccaggggtgctgtataaaggggaaaagtcaggacaattcgggtaattactaataacatttgtaattaattaatgagggggagggggaaaacgtgttttttttccatggaacccagaattcctggctgcacccctgctactggcattataatatgaaaaaaggaaccataaaacgaccttaatttagacaaaaacatttttgcttattttttaagAGAACATGTATCACTCGTGAAAcctacagaggatgagacgccttctttaaggagactttaaATGTGCGAggacattggtggagctctagcaggacttccacgtaagtgagagagcactctgcgaacccggtgtcttccactgctgaggaaggctggtcatctcgtcggatgaattcaattacttttggGGTTATTAGCAGAGCCTtttgactgtcacacacattcGGGGAAtgttgtccacatggctgcgtcACACCATGAGCCTGGAAAACTCACCAGACGCCGTCAAGTGTttattcttcaaatgccgtattgaattaaagctttttaacgtgctacacCCGCAAGATCATTTTCGTGGCAcgtgttggcagttaagttccacgCGGCAGACATTATGTTTTTGCTTCGAAGGAAAGTGGGGGGACGACGCTGCCCAAGCTGTTAGATAGGGCAAGACACTGCACTGCATGAAAGGATTGCTGCGgactgcaatagtactagccacaggtgattgaaaggcatttatctgcatatgctgatcacgtgatttttcaaGGGAATCGggcgatactgatcggtggccgaacgatcagagcatccctagtttaaaTACATGTGGAATACAAATGAATGAGGTTTTCATGCAAACTATAAATATATCCACTAGGCTGCTTTGAGATTCTGACATGTTCATATCTCGAAAAGAAAAATATACTTACGTAACCTTGCTTGTGCATTTTAATTTAGGTCTGAACCTCAGTTGTGATTTTTGCAGGTGTTTTTTCTCGtcagaaaacataaaaaaatacacatccaCAAATCCCCAAATTACTGGATCATAagctatattatttttttgaattaattcattttaaaattaatttaaaaattgctACTATTTTTCAGACTtaataataaatgcaaataTTCTTGATGATCACACAGGAGTGCTGACCTACCTTCTTTGTTCCCTGTTTCAGCTGGCAACAGAAGGGAggcattctgattggctgtggcgCTGGCGACTGCGTTAGCGGTCACCGTGAAAGCCGTCTGAGGGACCAGCCTTGGCATCAGCGGAACGAGCCGGCGTCCCTCGATGGCCCACTCGGACGAGCTGTTT carries:
- the emsy gene encoding BRCA2-interacting transcriptional repressor EMSY, whose amino-acid sequence is MIQLEKPVLTGTMPVVWPTILDLGRDECKRILRKLELEAYASVISALRAQGDLTKDKKDLLGELTKILGISTERHRAEVRRAVNDERLCTIAYHMAGPNSSSEWAIEGRRLVPLMPRLVPQTAFTVTANAVASATANQNASLLLPAETGNKEVVVCYSYTSTTCTSTSSTATSGAMGVASKSPRPPSPSSSVVVLPSGSTVYVKSVSCSDEDEKPRKRRRTNSSSSSPVMLKEVSKVSPPVAKNMVAPVSGSPKMSNIMQSIANSLPPHLSPVKITFTKPTIQTTSATTQKVIIVTTSPSSNFVPNILSKSHNNAGVSKLGSTAILTTPTQKQTVVFPASSTTVAVTTVVSSTPSVVMSTVSTCAASAGVKVASARLPSPKTLVGSSTQILTQFPKQQSPKQLQTSPIGTSSVSQAQSGATTSPGAKPTIQIKQESGVKIITQQVQPSKILPKPSSVALSSSSSSPIMVVSSNGAIMTTKLVTQPTATQATYTRPTMTPNIGARISTSAGGATYVKTTSGSIITVVPKSLATLGGKIISSNIVSGTTTKITTIPMTSKPNVIVVQKTTGKGATIQGLPGKNVVTTLLNAGGEKSLQAVQGTKPAIITTSRPITKMIVTQPKGMGSGSQSTATKIIPTKIVYGQQGKTQVLIKPKPVFQAAVVSEQTRQLVTETLQQVTRSADVGQVVGQDVSAKDDSGGFTESSSGSSVGETSHSSDSQPVLHVVSSREHDWTEQEVAVESTPTIIYQEVSAGESQSATSTIKALLELQQTSVKEKGQESKTRQHTIDLSQMAVPIQLAQEKKTSPEASRPTSSEAEAGSDVITAGKVSQVGVSSGDSVVMASAQQPQQGKPYKSQITTVTKPAAAPPAATVTHISLGPPDGKTDSVLEVSELEGDTLDPQTGLFYRSTSQPATDCAKHSATAAQPSVVSRPDTEQPPPPPQLQSKPQISQPSSATFSAAPHLTKKLPKLREQSQPKPQGSVTPPGTPIKLPVTPQLPKLQQAPTSHHRPLHTSMSHPPPLQAHHPVSAEKTASSQQPIITQSATVTKITFGSTHHPSPVFSGEAVAKVIPESSSGPPADKTSVSDILKISMMEAEIDPSTEPMVVDSSSDCTPVGKQLEVLGVSGTLDSGQFISSSAAAAAAAHHHAHSKAQQFSHVQPSKGDMEVIEVIPQYSILPDSSQSNVVVEPSGFLEITNYTSQQLEEDSPMEQEVDSSNDEAVSASPPDQP